In a single window of the Tellurirhabdus bombi genome:
- a CDS encoding TonB-dependent receptor yields the protein MSTSVLAQNTGTVSGKILAVSESPLEQANVRVAGTRLGTITNAQGEFTIQNVPAGQQTLVISLVGFSRLRHQITVAAGETVQVPNITLIEQSEQLQEMVVEGKQSYKTDIPSSSLRLKTPLLEIPQNIQVVNRQLIADQQIFDMLEGVSRNVSGVTKNEHWGNYARLNMRGSRVSPFRNGMNVTSVWGPLAEDMSMVERIEFVKGPAGFMMANGEPSGFYNVVTKKPTGMTKGEATMTVGSFDTYRATVDLDGKVSQDGRLLYRLNVMGQSKGSFRDFESNDRYTIAPVLRYKISDRTTLTAEYTYQFSRMSAIGSAYVFSANGLGSLPRNSTIASANLEPTNIKDNSAFLYLEHQINDKWKLTAQMAYFNYNQIGSSLWADSARVTGEVYRTVGIWDALDNSKFGQIFVNGEVTTGPITHRILGGLDLGTRKYIADFNSSFPQYDSAFVFNANTPNYYLPTRLLPRFNRSLSLLQRAGTNVMSQSYAGLYVQDELRFLNDRIRLTLAGRLTTTKDSQYGSGTDETVFTPRVGASFSINKQTSVYALYDQAFVPQSGIDRNGRAFDPITGNNLEAGLKKDWADGRWNSTVSVYKITKNNVLTTDPTNPNFSTQLGQTEASGVEVDVRGEIIPGMNLVLNYAYTDAKISKDSREANVGMPVPGFDRHVTNAWLSYRLRKGGLQGLGLSLGYQWELDRFGWFSDATSKDPTLPNVFRADGAVSWSNARMTVALNVNNIFDVKSYSGAYYSWSKSYYWQYDPPRNFRLSIGYRF from the coding sequence ATGAGCACCAGCGTTTTGGCGCAGAACACGGGCACTGTTTCCGGAAAAATTCTTGCGGTTAGTGAAAGCCCGCTGGAGCAAGCGAACGTTCGCGTGGCGGGAACCCGTTTGGGAACCATCACCAATGCTCAAGGAGAATTTACCATTCAGAATGTTCCTGCCGGACAACAAACGTTAGTGATTAGCCTTGTAGGTTTCAGTCGGCTTCGGCACCAAATAACAGTTGCCGCTGGTGAAACAGTACAGGTACCTAACATAACCCTGATCGAGCAATCGGAGCAGTTGCAGGAAATGGTTGTTGAAGGAAAACAGAGTTATAAAACGGATATCCCCTCATCCAGTCTTCGGTTGAAAACGCCTTTGCTCGAAATTCCGCAAAACATTCAGGTGGTAAACCGCCAGCTAATTGCTGACCAGCAGATTTTTGACATGCTGGAAGGCGTTTCCCGTAATGTCAGTGGGGTTACTAAAAATGAGCACTGGGGCAATTATGCCCGTCTGAACATGCGCGGATCACGGGTTTCTCCGTTCCGAAACGGAATGAATGTAACCTCCGTTTGGGGACCGCTGGCCGAAGACATGTCGATGGTGGAACGGATTGAATTTGTGAAAGGTCCGGCTGGTTTTATGATGGCCAATGGTGAACCCAGTGGTTTTTACAACGTCGTTACCAAAAAACCGACCGGTATGACTAAAGGCGAGGCAACGATGACTGTGGGTAGCTTCGATACGTACCGCGCTACGGTTGATCTGGACGGTAAAGTAAGCCAGGACGGTCGGTTGTTATACCGCCTGAATGTAATGGGCCAGTCGAAAGGCTCTTTCCGGGATTTTGAATCCAATGACCGCTACACAATTGCGCCCGTACTGCGTTACAAAATCAGCGACCGCACAACGTTAACGGCTGAATATACCTACCAGTTTTCGCGCATGTCGGCGATTGGTTCCGCCTATGTTTTCTCGGCTAACGGCCTCGGTAGCTTGCCCCGAAACTCAACCATTGCGTCGGCCAATCTTGAACCAACGAACATCAAAGACAACAGTGCTTTTCTGTATCTGGAACACCAGATCAACGATAAGTGGAAGTTAACGGCTCAGATGGCCTACTTTAACTACAACCAAATTGGTTCTTCACTTTGGGCCGATTCAGCCCGGGTAACAGGTGAAGTTTACCGGACTGTGGGCATTTGGGACGCCCTTGACAACAGCAAATTTGGACAGATTTTTGTCAATGGCGAAGTGACTACAGGACCTATTACCCACCGGATTCTGGGTGGTCTGGACCTGGGTACCAGAAAATACATCGCGGACTTTAACTCTTCTTTTCCGCAGTACGACAGCGCCTTTGTATTCAACGCTAACACGCCGAACTATTATTTGCCGACCCGGTTGTTACCTCGGTTCAACCGGTCGCTTAGCCTCCTTCAGCGGGCAGGAACCAACGTGATGAGCCAGTCATACGCGGGCCTCTACGTACAGGATGAACTGCGGTTCCTCAACGATCGGATTCGCTTGACCCTGGCGGGACGGTTAACCACAACCAAAGACAGCCAGTATGGGTCGGGCACGGACGAAACCGTATTTACACCGCGGGTTGGCGCCAGCTTCTCAATCAACAAACAAACGTCGGTCTATGCACTGTATGACCAGGCTTTTGTGCCGCAGTCAGGTATTGACCGCAACGGCCGGGCTTTCGATCCGATTACCGGAAACAACCTGGAAGCCGGTTTGAAAAAAGACTGGGCTGACGGTCGCTGGAACTCAACGGTTTCGGTTTATAAGATTACCAAAAATAACGTATTGACTACGGACCCCACTAACCCGAACTTCTCGACGCAATTGGGCCAGACTGAGGCCAGCGGGGTAGAAGTTGACGTACGGGGGGAAATTATACCGGGCATGAACCTTGTTTTGAACTACGCGTATACCGACGCCAAAATCAGCAAGGATAGCCGCGAGGCAAACGTAGGCATGCCAGTCCCTGGTTTCGACCGGCACGTGACCAACGCCTGGCTTTCCTACCGGCTGCGGAAGGGCGGTCTGCAAGGACTTGGCCTTTCGCTGGGGTATCAGTGGGAACTCGACCGCTTTGGCTGGTTTAGCGATGCTACCTCCAAAGATCCAACGTTGCCCAACGTATTCCGGGCCGACGGTGCGGTTTCGTGGAGCAACGCCCGCATGACCGTAGCGCTGAATGTTAACAATATTTTTGATGTTAAATCTTACTCAGGTGCTTATTATTCGTGGAGCAAATCTTACTACTGGCAGTATGATCCTCCGCGTAATTTCCGCCTGAGCATTGGGTATCGCTTCTAG
- a CDS encoding PepSY-associated TM helix domain-containing protein, giving the protein MTVKKVVGKLHLWLGLTSGLLVFIVAITGCILAFEQEIKSVIRPFQYVEPVANGKVLPPSQLKAIAEKQVPGKPAKGVNYGELGRSVNVPFYGAAPDYYYQVYLNPYTGEVLKVVDEETDFFHFILHGHYYLWLPEVIGQQVVVYGTLIFTILLITGMVLWWPKNLNKANRDKSFKVKWKAQWRRVNYDLHNVPGFYAMSIAVILAITGMIFGIEWLSNSIYWATTGGKTMPVYSQPLSDSTATRQFAEPVDRLWYRFYPTKAATASLYISTPELASESISVSINHRPSTYYKTDYYNFDQYTLKELKGEGPYFGVYNKAGFGDKLRRMNYDIHVGAILSLPGKIIAFCASLVCATLPISGFIIWWGRRKKNKKTAARSTVRSAPKSAPFRPVPSGLAAHQFKSDRRSL; this is encoded by the coding sequence ATGACAGTAAAAAAAGTGGTTGGAAAACTGCACCTCTGGCTTGGACTTACGTCCGGGCTATTGGTGTTTATTGTAGCCATTACGGGCTGCATCCTGGCGTTTGAGCAAGAAATCAAAAGTGTGATTCGCCCTTTTCAATATGTTGAACCCGTGGCCAACGGCAAAGTCCTGCCGCCTTCCCAGTTGAAAGCGATTGCGGAAAAACAGGTGCCGGGCAAACCTGCCAAGGGAGTGAACTACGGGGAACTGGGCCGGAGCGTTAACGTGCCATTTTACGGAGCTGCCCCGGATTATTACTACCAGGTTTACCTGAATCCGTATACTGGTGAAGTGCTGAAAGTGGTAGACGAGGAAACTGATTTTTTCCACTTCATTCTTCACGGCCATTATTATCTCTGGCTGCCCGAAGTGATTGGTCAACAGGTAGTAGTCTATGGCACGCTTATTTTCACAATCCTGTTGATTACGGGCATGGTGTTATGGTGGCCTAAGAACCTCAACAAAGCCAACCGGGATAAAAGCTTTAAAGTGAAGTGGAAAGCCCAGTGGCGCCGGGTCAATTATGACCTACACAACGTGCCCGGTTTTTATGCTATGTCCATTGCGGTCATTCTGGCCATTACAGGCATGATCTTTGGAATCGAATGGCTTTCTAATTCCATCTATTGGGCAACTACGGGCGGAAAAACCATGCCAGTGTACAGCCAACCCCTGTCCGACTCAACGGCGACCCGGCAGTTTGCCGAGCCGGTCGATCGGCTTTGGTATCGGTTTTATCCAACCAAGGCCGCAACCGCCAGTCTGTATATCTCAACTCCCGAACTGGCTTCGGAGTCGATCAGCGTCTCGATCAACCATCGCCCAAGCACCTATTACAAAACTGATTACTACAATTTCGATCAGTATACGCTGAAAGAATTGAAGGGCGAAGGGCCGTATTTCGGAGTCTACAACAAAGCGGGTTTTGGCGATAAACTGCGCCGGATGAACTACGACATTCACGTGGGAGCGATCTTAAGCTTACCCGGTAAAATAATAGCCTTTTGTGCCAGCCTTGTCTGCGCGACTCTACCCATCAGCGGTTTTATTATCTGGTGGGGCCGTCGGAAGAAAAACAAAAAAACAGCGGCCAGATCAACGGTTCGAAGCGCGCCTAAAAGTGCGCCGTTCCGGCCTGTTCCATCCGGACTGGCGGCGCATCAGTTCAAATCAGATCGTCGATCCCTGTAA
- the fmt gene encoding methionyl-tRNA formyltransferase, with amino-acid sequence MNHSLRIIFMGTPDFAVASLNRLLTDGCNVVAVITAPDRPSGRGLQLTESPVKKAALAAGLPVLQPEKLRDPQFLEQLQSYKADIQVVVAFRMLPEVVWAMPTIGTFNLHASLLPQYRGAAPINWAIINGETQTGVTTFFIEKEIDTGQMIFQDAEPIHPHDTAGTLHDRLMIRGSELVLRTVHAIEAGVFPRIPQPATEEFKAAPKLSRETCEINWYQTAEAVQNFVRGLSPYPVAWTKINGKPYKIHKVSVSNQSDFAAMPGQAHTDNRKFLHIKAENGWLSVDELQAEGKRKMTVEEYFRGNKL; translated from the coding sequence ATGAATCATTCGTTGCGAATCATCTTCATGGGAACGCCCGATTTTGCCGTAGCCAGTTTAAATCGGCTTCTGACTGACGGGTGTAATGTAGTTGCCGTAATCACGGCGCCTGACCGCCCATCAGGACGGGGTTTACAACTCACGGAATCACCGGTTAAGAAAGCAGCTTTGGCGGCGGGCTTACCCGTTTTACAGCCAGAAAAGTTACGCGACCCCCAATTTTTGGAACAGCTGCAAAGCTACAAAGCTGATATTCAGGTAGTGGTGGCGTTTCGGATGCTTCCCGAAGTGGTTTGGGCCATGCCAACCATCGGCACGTTCAATCTCCACGCTTCGTTGCTACCGCAGTACCGGGGGGCGGCACCCATCAACTGGGCCATTATTAACGGGGAGACACAAACGGGCGTGACTACCTTTTTTATCGAAAAAGAAATCGATACCGGGCAGATGATTTTTCAGGATGCCGAACCCATTCATCCCCACGATACGGCGGGAACGCTGCACGACCGGTTGATGATCAGGGGAAGCGAACTGGTGTTGAGAACGGTTCACGCGATTGAAGCGGGAGTTTTCCCGCGCATACCGCAACCGGCAACCGAAGAGTTTAAAGCGGCCCCAAAGCTCAGTCGCGAAACCTGCGAAATCAACTGGTACCAAACTGCCGAAGCGGTTCAGAACTTTGTGCGTGGACTGTCGCCTTATCCGGTGGCCTGGACAAAGATCAATGGCAAGCCATATAAAATTCACAAAGTATCGGTGAGTAATCAGTCGGACTTTGCCGCTATGCCGGGGCAGGCTCATACCGATAACCGGAAGTTTCTACACATAAAGGCAGAAAACGGCTGGTTATCGGTAGACGAGCTGCAAGCGGAAGGAAAGCGTAAAATGACCGTCGAAGAATATTTCCGGGGAAACAAACTCTAA
- the greA gene encoding transcription elongation factor GreA yields the protein MGKISYYTEEGLNRLKTELNDLKTKGRTDIARQIAEARDKGDLSENAEYDAAKDAQGLLELKISKLEEIVSNARLLDESSIDTSQVSVLSRVKIKNKKNGMEVTYTLVSEEEADLKQGKISVGSPIGKGLLGKKVGDSTEIRVPAGMLEFEVLEIAR from the coding sequence ATGGGTAAAATCTCGTATTACACGGAAGAAGGGCTTAACCGGCTAAAAACTGAGCTGAATGACCTTAAAACCAAGGGCCGGACGGACATTGCCCGGCAAATTGCGGAAGCCCGCGACAAGGGTGATTTGAGCGAGAACGCCGAATACGACGCTGCCAAAGATGCTCAGGGTTTGCTGGAATTAAAAATTTCTAAGCTGGAAGAAATCGTCTCGAACGCCCGTCTGCTGGATGAATCCTCTATCGATACGTCTCAGGTTTCGGTACTGTCCCGCGTCAAAATAAAAAATAAGAAAAACGGAATGGAGGTTACTTATACGCTCGTTTCCGAAGAAGAAGCAGACCTTAAACAAGGTAAAATTTCGGTGGGCTCCCCCATTGGAAAAGGCCTTCTAGGCAAAAAAGTAGGTGATTCTACCGAAATTCGGGTTCCGGCTGGGATGCTGGAATTTGAAGTACTGGAAATCGCACGCTAG
- a CDS encoding HIT family protein — MASIFTRIVNGEIPAHKIAETDQYLAFLDAFPCAKGHTLVIPKQEIDYIFDLDDELYTGLMQFAKKIAPAIKQAIPCKRVGVAVIGLEVPHTHVHLIPLNSMADMNFNNKLKLSQEELAETAAAIRAYL, encoded by the coding sequence ATGGCTTCTATCTTCACCCGCATTGTCAACGGCGAAATCCCGGCCCATAAAATTGCCGAAACCGACCAATACCTTGCCTTCCTGGATGCTTTTCCCTGCGCGAAAGGCCATACGCTGGTTATTCCCAAGCAAGAAATCGATTATATTTTTGATCTTGACGATGAGCTGTATACCGGCTTGATGCAGTTTGCCAAGAAAATTGCGCCAGCCATCAAACAGGCCATTCCCTGCAAGCGCGTTGGCGTGGCAGTCATCGGTCTTGAAGTTCCTCACACCCATGTCCATCTGATTCCGCTGAACAGCATGGCAGACATGAATTTTAACAACAAGTTGAAGCTGAGTCAGGAAGAGCTGGCGGAAACAGCTGCCGCCATTCGGGCATATTTGTAG
- a CDS encoding serine hydrolase domain-containing protein gives MKALPLFLAYWFFLAFPSRLMAQPAQTFVPAKAPADAGFSAERLKRLDNLLQGFIDQGIAPNAVTFVARKGKVVHYKAYGYSNLEKKTPLKRDDIYRIASQTKAITTVTLMTLLEEQKFVLDDPISKYIPAFKNPKVLVSVDKEKGTYETRPAKREITIRHLLSHNAGIPYDHPLDQRPEFKVPYLNSLQADKLEDVINRLATRPLIQDPGEAFTYGLNTDIIGRLVEILAGKPLDVAMRERVLEPLGMADTYFYLPANKASRLVELYAKESADKPLIIHENNANRTYPVAGAKTYFAGGAGLVGPIDDYAKFCQMMLNGGIFNNKRILSRSTVDMMLKNQIGAAEVWDRQDKFGLGFQLITDRSRYGDQATPGAYTWGGAYCSEYTIDPKEDLILLVYTNVMPFAHYGEFVRKFRMAVYQALN, from the coding sequence ATGAAAGCGCTGCCTCTTTTTCTGGCTTATTGGTTTTTTCTTGCTTTCCCTTCTAGGCTGATGGCCCAGCCCGCTCAGACCTTTGTACCCGCTAAAGCACCTGCCGATGCTGGCTTTTCGGCGGAACGGCTCAAGCGGCTGGATAACCTGCTACAGGGGTTTATCGATCAGGGGATTGCTCCTAATGCGGTCACATTTGTGGCACGCAAAGGAAAGGTTGTTCACTATAAAGCATATGGCTACAGCAATCTTGAAAAGAAAACGCCACTCAAACGGGACGACATTTACCGCATTGCTTCTCAAACGAAAGCCATTACGACCGTCACGCTGATGACTCTGCTGGAGGAGCAGAAATTTGTGCTCGACGATCCGATTTCCAAGTACATTCCGGCGTTCAAAAATCCGAAAGTGCTCGTCAGCGTCGATAAGGAAAAAGGAACCTACGAAACCCGTCCTGCCAAGCGTGAAATCACCATTCGGCACCTGCTGAGTCATAATGCGGGTATTCCTTACGACCATCCGCTCGACCAGCGCCCTGAGTTTAAGGTTCCTTATCTTAATTCGCTGCAAGCCGACAAACTCGAAGATGTCATTAACCGACTGGCAACCCGCCCCCTTATCCAGGACCCCGGCGAAGCATTCACGTATGGCTTAAACACAGACATCATTGGTCGTCTTGTTGAGATTCTGGCGGGCAAACCGCTGGACGTCGCCATGCGGGAACGCGTGCTGGAGCCCTTGGGAATGGCCGACACCTATTTTTACCTGCCTGCCAATAAAGCTAGCCGTCTGGTTGAGCTGTATGCAAAGGAAAGTGCCGACAAACCCCTCATTATTCACGAAAATAACGCGAATCGCACTTACCCGGTGGCGGGCGCTAAAACGTATTTTGCCGGTGGGGCCGGTCTGGTAGGTCCCATTGACGATTACGCCAAGTTTTGCCAGATGATGCTTAACGGTGGCATTTTTAACAACAAACGCATTCTGAGTCGGTCGACGGTTGATATGATGCTTAAAAATCAGATTGGGGCCGCTGAAGTTTGGGACCGTCAGGACAAATTCGGTCTTGGCTTTCAGCTAATTACTGACCGTAGCCGATATGGTGATCAGGCTACGCCAGGGGCTTATACCTGGGGCGGCGCTTATTGCTCCGAATACACCATCGATCCCAAAGAAGACTTGATTCTACTGGTTTATACCAATGTGATGCCTTTCGCGCACTATGGAGAATTTGTTCGTAAATTTCGGATGGCCGTCTATCAGGCCCTCAATTAA
- a CDS encoding catalase, producing the protein MSNETNKQKLTTASGRPYFENENTMSVGPRGPLLLQDYILHEKMAHFNRERIPERVVHAKGSGAFGTFTVTDDITQYTKAKLFNQVGKQTRVFLRFSTVGGEKGSADTERDPRGFALKFYTEDGNWDLVGNNTPIFFIKDPKKFGDFIHTQKRDPRTNCKSATMMWDFWALNPESLHQVLLLMSDRGTPYSYRHLNGYGSHTFSLINQKNERVYVKFHFKTQQGIKNFTDAEAGEVRGKDPDHAQRDLVEAIDRGDFPRWAMKIQVMTEEQARTSPFNPFDVTKVWPHGDYPLVDVGILELNEVPSNYFADVEQAAFAPAHLVDGIGFSPDKMLQGRLLSYPDAHRYRLGANYEQIPVNRCPFAVNNYQRDGQMRIDGNGGSAPNYWPNSFDNITADESYKEPAQTLESTLADWYDRNGPGENDHYTQPGQFYSKVLSDVDRVHLVQNIVNSMKGIDGPRKQDIVNRQLCHFFRANIQLGLAVAQGLGTDISSFMPMANQQPA; encoded by the coding sequence ATGAGCAACGAGACCAACAAACAAAAACTGACCACGGCTTCGGGTCGCCCCTACTTCGAAAACGAAAATACCATGTCGGTGGGACCGCGTGGGCCACTGCTGTTGCAGGATTACATTCTGCACGAGAAAATGGCGCACTTCAATCGCGAGCGCATTCCCGAACGCGTCGTTCATGCGAAAGGATCGGGGGCGTTTGGGACATTCACGGTTACGGATGACATTACGCAGTATACAAAAGCGAAGTTATTCAATCAGGTTGGTAAGCAAACCCGCGTCTTTTTACGCTTCTCCACTGTTGGCGGTGAAAAAGGCTCTGCCGATACCGAACGCGACCCGCGTGGATTTGCCCTGAAGTTCTACACAGAAGACGGGAACTGGGACCTGGTCGGCAACAACACACCCATTTTCTTCATCAAAGACCCGAAGAAATTCGGCGACTTTATCCATACCCAAAAACGCGACCCACGGACTAACTGCAAATCGGCCACGATGATGTGGGATTTCTGGGCACTCAACCCTGAATCGCTGCACCAGGTTTTGCTTTTAATGAGTGACCGGGGTACGCCTTACAGCTACCGCCACCTGAACGGATACGGAAGCCATACCTTTAGCCTCATCAATCAAAAAAATGAGCGGGTTTACGTTAAATTCCACTTCAAAACGCAGCAAGGCATCAAAAACTTTACGGATGCCGAAGCCGGCGAGGTACGCGGCAAAGACCCAGACCACGCCCAGCGCGATCTGGTAGAAGCCATCGACCGGGGTGACTTTCCCCGTTGGGCGATGAAAATTCAGGTGATGACCGAAGAACAGGCGCGCACGTCTCCATTTAATCCGTTCGACGTTACTAAAGTATGGCCGCACGGTGACTACCCGCTGGTTGATGTGGGCATCCTGGAATTGAACGAAGTACCGTCCAATTACTTTGCTGACGTGGAGCAGGCCGCTTTTGCTCCGGCTCACCTTGTTGATGGCATTGGTTTTTCTCCTGACAAAATGTTGCAAGGTCGCCTGCTTTCGTACCCTGATGCGCACCGCTACCGCCTGGGGGCCAATTACGAACAGATTCCGGTGAATCGGTGCCCATTTGCCGTGAATAATTATCAGCGCGACGGTCAAATGCGCATTGATGGAAACGGCGGCAGCGCACCCAATTACTGGCCTAACTCGTTTGACAACATTACTGCGGATGAATCTTACAAAGAACCGGCGCAAACCCTGGAATCAACGCTGGCCGATTGGTATGACCGCAACGGTCCGGGCGAAAACGACCACTACACGCAGCCCGGACAGTTTTACAGCAAAGTGTTGAGCGATGTAGATCGGGTTCACCTCGTACAGAATATAGTAAACAGCATGAAGGGAATTGACGGACCTCGCAAACAGGACATCGTTAACCGGCAATTGTGCCATTTCTTCCGGGCGAATATTCAGCTTGGTCTGGCCGTAGCGCAGGGTTTGGGTACAGATATCTCGTCTTTTATGCCGATGGCAAATCAGCAACCGGCTTAA
- a CDS encoding RNA polymerase sigma factor, producing MKDSDGVPPNRFHLTDDELIAGLATGSELALTQLYKRYFPMVLYFVQSNSGTEDDAKDIYQEALVTVYEKLSAGTLELTAQLKTYLYSVCRRLWLKQLTQRSRTGTFGFGVDLNDTEEFLSVETDLVDHEDRDRQFELMTDSLTRLGEPCRTLLEDFYVRHLSMQEITDKFGYTNADNAKTQKYKCLMRLKRFFFSVYKAEP from the coding sequence ATGAAGGATAGTGACGGAGTGCCGCCAAATCGGTTTCACCTTACGGATGATGAATTGATTGCTGGGCTGGCAACTGGTTCTGAGCTGGCACTGACCCAACTCTATAAGCGTTATTTTCCGATGGTCCTCTATTTTGTTCAAAGCAATAGCGGTACCGAAGATGATGCAAAAGACATTTATCAGGAAGCTCTGGTAACGGTCTACGAGAAACTATCGGCAGGAACACTGGAGCTGACGGCTCAACTGAAAACATACCTTTATTCTGTTTGTCGACGCCTTTGGCTCAAACAACTCACGCAGCGGAGCCGCACCGGAACATTCGGTTTTGGCGTCGATCTGAACGATACAGAGGAATTTCTCTCGGTTGAGACTGATCTGGTTGACCACGAAGACCGCGACCGGCAATTCGAATTGATGACCGACTCGTTAACCCGGCTTGGCGAACCCTGCCGGACACTTTTGGAGGATTTTTACGTTCGTCACCTGTCAATGCAGGAGATAACGGACAAGTTTGGATACACAAATGCGGACAACGCCAAGACACAAAAATACAAGTGTCTGATGCGTTTGAAGCGATTTTTCTTTTCGGTATATAAGGCAGAACCGTAA
- a CDS encoding S1 family peptidase, translating to MEGDQQFWDLADKWVRDNLTETERQQFEAACQADPLLAQKAREHRQLTNAMQLVNQRAALRQQLGKIHQSLDMEAMRKEAAALSQKSEETPSSMGRVRQLWQTYRPILAVAASVAVFTTFATLSLYKSYQSSHKQEQQYSMLRRDLNAIRKSQNAILQDISARERALQLNPGQVAGTSFLLSPNGYLVTNTHIVRDADSVYIQSTKGDIYKAKVVYTDQAYDLAILQVHDDSTFRHKATLPYGFEAAPSDLGERVFTLGFPRDEIVYDEGYLSSKTGYRDDSTAYQVAITVNPGNSGGPLLDERANIIGIISGKQTLTENASFAIKTDYLFRAISAIPTDSLKTNPIRMSRKNTLARLPRKEQIKRIQECVYMVKVFKHER from the coding sequence ATGGAAGGAGACCAACAATTCTGGGATTTAGCTGATAAGTGGGTACGCGATAACCTCACGGAGACAGAACGCCAACAATTCGAAGCGGCTTGCCAAGCCGATCCGTTGTTGGCGCAGAAAGCGCGTGAACACCGCCAGCTAACGAATGCCATGCAGTTGGTTAACCAGCGCGCTGCTCTCCGTCAGCAGCTGGGCAAAATTCACCAGTCGCTGGATATGGAAGCCATGCGCAAAGAAGCCGCCGCCCTTTCTCAAAAATCGGAGGAAACGCCCTCCTCGATGGGACGTGTCCGGCAGCTCTGGCAAACCTACCGACCTATTCTGGCCGTGGCTGCTTCGGTGGCTGTTTTCACGACTTTTGCCACCTTATCGTTATACAAATCCTACCAATCCAGCCACAAGCAGGAACAGCAATATAGCATGCTTCGGCGCGACCTGAACGCTATTCGCAAATCGCAGAACGCTATTTTACAGGATATTAGCGCCCGGGAACGCGCGCTGCAATTGAACCCAGGACAAGTGGCCGGAACCAGTTTTCTGCTTTCGCCCAACGGGTATCTGGTAACTAACACGCACATCGTTAGAGATGCCGACTCGGTGTATATCCAAAGTACCAAGGGGGATATTTACAAAGCGAAAGTCGTTTACACGGATCAGGCCTACGATCTAGCAATTTTGCAAGTCCATGATGATAGCACATTCCGGCACAAAGCTACGCTTCCTTATGGCTTTGAAGCAGCTCCGTCCGACCTGGGCGAGCGCGTCTTTACGCTTGGTTTTCCACGGGATGAAATCGTTTACGATGAAGGCTATTTAAGCTCTAAAACGGGTTATCGCGATGATTCAACGGCTTATCAGGTGGCCATTACGGTAAATCCTGGTAACTCGGGAGGACCTTTGCTAGACGAAAGAGCCAACATCATTGGTATTATCAGTGGCAAGCAAACGTTGACTGAAAATGCTTCTTTTGCCATTAAAACGGATTATCTTTTCCGGGCTATTTCGGCTATTCCAACCGATTCGCTGAAAACCAATCCTATTCGGATGAGTCGTAAAAACACCCTGGCCCGCCTGCCTCGTAAAGAGCAAATCAAGCGGATTCAGGAGTGCGTTTACATGGTAAAAGTGTTTAAGCACGAGCGATAG
- a CDS encoding type 1 glutamine amidotransferase domain-containing protein, producing the protein MENQQKLGGKKVAILLTDGFEQVELTEPRKALQEAGAETHLIAPKGGEVKGWAETEWGDTFPVDLTLDEANPADYDALLLPGGVMNPDHLRMEKKAVDFVRRFFEDHKPVAAICHAPIMLIEAGVVEGRKLTSYPSIQTDLKNAGANWVDEEVVTDQGLVTSRKPDDIPAFNRKMIEEIREGVHERQHA; encoded by the coding sequence ATGGAAAATCAGCAAAAATTAGGAGGAAAGAAAGTGGCGATTCTGCTGACCGATGGGTTTGAACAAGTTGAACTTACCGAACCGCGTAAAGCATTACAAGAGGCTGGCGCCGAAACGCACCTGATTGCTCCCAAGGGTGGCGAAGTCAAAGGATGGGCCGAAACGGAATGGGGCGATACCTTTCCGGTTGATCTGACCCTCGATGAGGCAAACCCAGCCGATTACGATGCGCTACTTTTGCCGGGTGGCGTCATGAACCCTGATCATTTACGGATGGAGAAAAAGGCCGTCGACTTTGTTCGGCGTTTCTTTGAAGATCATAAACCCGTTGCCGCCATCTGTCACGCGCCAATTATGCTGATCGAAGCAGGCGTTGTTGAAGGCCGAAAACTTACCTCTTACCCCTCTATCCAGACGGACCTGAAAAACGCAGGAGCAAACTGGGTCGATGAAGAAGTAGTAACGGACCAAGGCTTGGTAACCAGCCGGAAACCAGACGATATTCCGGCCTTTAATCGCAAGATGATTGAAGAAATTCGGGAAGGCGTGCACGAAAGACAACACGCCTAA